The Lagopus muta isolate bLagMut1 chromosome 4, bLagMut1 primary, whole genome shotgun sequence genome has a window encoding:
- the LOC125692253 gene encoding tubulin alpha-3 chain, with the protein MRECISIHVGQAGVQIGNACWELYCLEHGIQPDGHMPSDKTIGGGDDSFNTFFSETGAGKHVPRAVFVDLEPTVVDEVRTGTYRQLFHPEQLITGKEDAANNYARGHYTIGKEIVDLVLDRTRKVADLCTGLQGFLIFHSFGGGTGSGFTSLLMERLSVDYGKKSKLEFAIYPAPQVSTAVVEPYNSVLTTHTTLEHSDCAFMVDNEAAYDICRRNLDIERPTYTNLNRLIAQIVSSITASLRFDGALNVDLTEFQTNLVPYPRIHFPLVTYAPIISAEKAYHEQLSVAEITNACFEPANQMVKCDPRHGKYMACCMLYRGDVVPKDVNAAIATIKTKRTIQFVDWCPTGFKVGINYQPPTVVPGGDLAKVQRAVCMLSNTTAIAEAWARLDHKFDLMYAKRAFVHWYVGEGMEEGEFSEAREDLAALEKDYEEVGIDSVEAEAEEEDEY; encoded by the exons ATG cgTGAATGCATATCCATCCATGTTGGTCAGGCTGGTGTTCAGATTGGCAATGCATGCTGGGAATTGTATTGTCTTGAACACGGGATCCAGCCTGATGGTCACATGCCCAGTGACAAAACTATTGGAGGCGGAGATGATTCATTTAACACTTTCTTCAGTGAGACGGGAGCTGGTAAACATGTTCCCAGAGCAGTGTTTGTGGACCTGGAGCCAACGGTAGTCG ATGAAGTACGTACAGGCACATATAGGCAGTTGTTCCACCCTGAGCAGCTCATTACTGGGAAAGAAGATGCAGCTAATAATTATGCCAGAGGCCATTACACCATTGGAAAAGAGATTGTTGATCTAGTGTTAGACCGCACGCGCAAAGTG GCTGATCTGTGCACTGGGCTGCAAGGTTTCCTTATCTTTCACAGTTTTGGAGGAGGCACTGGTTCAGGGTTTACATCTCTGCTCATGGAAAGGCTCTCTGTTGACTATGGCAAAAAATCTAAACTAGAATTTGCAATTTATCCAGCACCACAGGTTTCTACTGCTGTAGTGGAACCTTACAATTCAGTTTTAACTACACATACAACACTGGAGCATTCAGACTGCGCATTCATGGTAGATAATGAAGCCGCTTATGATATATGTCGTCGCAACCTGGACATAGAACGTCCCACTTATACCAATTTAAATCGACTAATTGCGCAAATTGTTTCATCCATCACAGCTTCACTACGTTTTGATGGAGCCCTTAATGTAGATCTGACAGAATTTCAAACTAACCTTGTTCCGTACCCAcgaatccatttccccttggtAACATATGCCCCtatcatctctgctgaaaaagCCTACCATGAGCAGTTATCCGTGGCTGAAATTACCAATGCTTGCTTTGAACCAGCCAACCAGATGGTAAAATGTGACCCACGTCATGGTAAATACATGGCCTGCTGTATGTTATACAGAGGTGATGTTGTCCCTAAAGATGTCAACGCAGCTATCGCTACTATCAAGACTAAACGTACCATTCAGTTTGTGGATTGGTGCCCAACTGGATTCAAG GTGGGCATTAACTACCAGCCTCCAACTGTGGTGCCAGGTGGCGACCTTGCAAAGGTGCAGCGAGCTGTATGTATGCTGAGTAATACCACTGCCATTGCTGAAGCATGGGCTCGTCTCGACCATAAATTCGATTTGATGTATGCCAAACGTGCCTTTGTACATTGGTACGTTGGGGAAGGAATGGAGGAAGGAGAATTTTCCGAAGCCCGGGAAGATCTGGCTGCCCTTGAAAAAGATTATGAAGAAGTTGGGATAGACTCTGTagaagcagaggctgaagaAGAGGATGAATACTGA